One Novipirellula aureliae DNA window includes the following coding sequences:
- a CDS encoding alpha-L-fucosidase produces the protein MKKISSSILLLICTLITLQTRADEMDQLWGESVVKLRAEDAERGQLFADGNYAMFIHWGVYSQIANQVDGKTYYGIGEWIMNNRMAGIPIPRYRELAKTFNPVNFDAMEVAQLAKDAGMKYIIVTAKHHDGFAMYHSKVNSFNIGEVSPIQIDPMKELAEACRQVGLGFGFYYSHNQDWTFPGGGNGPKTDAEGNLATFDDYFQKKCLPQVKEITSEYGPIVLVWFDTPGNMPKEYVQQLVDVVRKNQPNAFVSGRAGHSLGDYQTLGDMQVPLRNVEGLWESVDTTNDSWGYAWYDQNWKTPKAILGRLIACVARGGTYMLNVGPSGDGSIPERAANSLRTSGEWIRRYPQVVYGTDASPWQHALPWGDVTVKDNTLFLSVMHWPESGFLYLPGLETEIVTAKLLSGDQAEEIQAERLGSWTRLSVPVAAPEELVSVIEIELAGSPKADATWGIDPQLSTEIEAEFATVVGAVQKEKRWMEKFGEWKHVVQVTDWASENSKATWEVDVIAPGDYLVELTYAGQDRLVWSVSIEDGQSIQNQQNASHNYQSFPIGWLRFPHAGRYRVSASCVEGNTRSASLKSIHFKPVSAAFD, from the coding sequence ATGAAGAAAATTAGCAGTTCAATCCTGTTGCTGATTTGCACGCTGATCACGCTACAAACTCGTGCCGATGAGATGGACCAACTGTGGGGCGAGTCGGTGGTCAAGCTGAGGGCTGAGGATGCCGAGCGTGGCCAGCTTTTCGCGGATGGAAACTACGCAATGTTCATTCATTGGGGGGTCTATTCCCAAATTGCCAATCAGGTCGATGGAAAGACCTACTACGGGATCGGTGAATGGATTATGAACAATCGAATGGCGGGCATTCCAATTCCCCGCTATCGAGAATTGGCGAAGACCTTCAACCCGGTTAACTTCGATGCAATGGAGGTCGCTCAGTTGGCCAAAGATGCTGGGATGAAATACATCATCGTCACGGCCAAACACCATGATGGTTTTGCGATGTACCACTCCAAAGTCAATTCGTTCAATATTGGCGAAGTATCACCGATCCAAATCGATCCGATGAAAGAACTCGCTGAGGCGTGCCGGCAGGTTGGATTGGGCTTTGGATTTTATTATTCACACAACCAAGATTGGACCTTTCCGGGTGGCGGCAATGGGCCGAAAACCGATGCGGAGGGGAATCTCGCAACCTTTGATGATTACTTTCAGAAGAAATGTTTGCCACAAGTAAAAGAGATCACCAGCGAGTATGGTCCCATCGTGCTGGTTTGGTTTGACACGCCAGGAAACATGCCGAAAGAATATGTGCAACAATTAGTGGACGTCGTACGCAAAAATCAGCCGAATGCGTTCGTGTCGGGTCGAGCCGGACATAGCCTTGGTGACTATCAAACCCTTGGCGATATGCAAGTCCCCTTGCGCAATGTCGAGGGCCTATGGGAATCGGTCGATACCACGAACGACTCATGGGGCTATGCTTGGTATGATCAAAATTGGAAAACCCCGAAAGCGATCTTGGGGCGTTTGATCGCCTGTGTCGCACGCGGTGGTACTTACATGTTAAACGTCGGCCCGAGCGGTGATGGCTCCATCCCTGAGCGTGCGGCAAACTCGCTGCGAACGTCCGGTGAGTGGATTCGTCGATATCCTCAAGTTGTCTACGGCACCGACGCATCCCCATGGCAACATGCGCTGCCATGGGGTGACGTGACCGTTAAAGACAATACGCTGTTTTTGTCGGTGATGCACTGGCCGGAATCAGGCTTCCTGTATCTGCCGGGCTTGGAAACGGAGATCGTTACTGCAAAATTGCTGTCCGGCGATCAAGCAGAGGAGATTCAAGCGGAGCGTCTTGGCAGTTGGACAAGACTGTCGGTGCCGGTTGCGGCACCCGAAGAACTTGTTTCGGTTATCGAAATCGAACTGGCAGGTAGTCCGAAAGCCGATGCGACGTGGGGAATCGATCCGCAACTCTCGACCGAAATCGAAGCGGAGTTTGCCACGGTGGTCGGAGCGGTGCAAAAAGAAAAACGCTGGATGGAAAAGTTCGGCGAATGGAAGCACGTCGTACAAGTTACCGACTGGGCATCGGAAAACAGCAAGGCGACTTGGGAAGTGGATGTCATCGCCCCGGGTGACTACCTGGTTGAACTGACTTACGCAGGCCAGGATCGATTGGTGTGGAGTGTCTCCATCGAGGATGGGCAATCGATTCAAAACCAGCAGAATGCGTCTCACAACTACCAAAGTTTTCCGATCGGTTGGCTTCGCTTTCCTCACGCCGGACGCTACCGTGTGAGTGCATCCTGTGTCGAAGGCAATACGCGATCGGCGAGCTTGAAATCGATTCACTTCAAGCCAGTGTCTGCTGCCTTCGATTAG
- a CDS encoding 3-keto-disaccharide hydrolase — protein sequence MKYAIVLVFVLSLLPTAFAGEPGLPFGWLMTRQISMSLLVSSADTNEATEPSVNGPGVIDLLESGTLDAWKVPSDRWHLEEKSIIVGSTGTEKLDLPEWLYTKQSFGDFEFTCELKLTGDNRRNTGIYFRANPFTFKGYKTFEAPSGYEFDAGNAAPNKKNMWGSVGDWYARPSLRIFADQTVIVEAFKPEDWNRVTIRARENRLEYWINGTKIMDYRDNDPKGSRDGLIGFQIHDRSVMKVAFRNIRVLPLSQPKKQGPKE from the coding sequence ATGAAATATGCCATCGTTCTGGTATTCGTACTGTCGTTGTTGCCGACGGCCTTTGCCGGGGAACCCGGCCTACCTTTCGGCTGGTTGATGACTCGGCAGATTTCCATGAGCCTTTTGGTCTCTTCTGCAGATACCAATGAAGCAACGGAACCGTCCGTCAATGGTCCTGGTGTGATCGATCTCCTGGAAAGTGGCACATTGGACGCGTGGAAGGTGCCGTCGGACCGTTGGCACCTGGAAGAGAAAAGTATTATTGTCGGCTCCACCGGGACCGAGAAACTTGATCTACCGGAGTGGCTGTACACGAAGCAGTCGTTTGGTGACTTCGAGTTTACCTGTGAATTGAAGTTGACCGGCGACAATCGCCGCAACACTGGTATCTACTTCCGCGCAAATCCTTTTACTTTTAAAGGCTACAAGACCTTCGAGGCACCTTCCGGATACGAATTTGATGCCGGAAACGCCGCGCCCAACAAAAAAAACATGTGGGGATCGGTCGGTGATTGGTACGCACGCCCATCGCTTCGGATTTTCGCAGACCAGACGGTCATCGTCGAGGCATTCAAGCCCGAAGACTGGAATCGTGTAACGATCCGTGCACGTGAAAATCGACTGGAATACTGGATCAACGGCACCAAGATAATGGACTACCGAGATAACGATCCCAAAGGCTCTCGCGATGGGTTGATCGGTTTTCAAATTCATGACCGATCGGTGATGAAGGTAGCCTTCCGAAACATACGCGTGCTTCCACTTTCACAGCCGAAGAAACAAGGCCCCAAAGAATAG
- a CDS encoding LuxR C-terminal-related transcriptional regulator gives MSDQPIRVMLIEDHPAYREVVEIAISREPDFEMIGTYGAVEVAQRSLLNRDERNMPDVILLDLNLPGISGLEGIPVLASTFPDAKILVLTQSEQEADVIQAITQGASSYLVKSATAAQIKSSIRGVVKGEATLDSRVARYVLNTLCEVLPKETIENELTPRELEVLSLIADGMTKKEIAKALQLSTSTVSTHVVHVFEKLHVSNAPAAIAKAFRSGLLPSSTKK, from the coding sequence ATGTCTGACCAACCGATTCGCGTGATGCTCATCGAGGATCATCCAGCCTATCGTGAAGTCGTTGAAATCGCGATCAGCCGTGAACCCGACTTTGAAATGATTGGCACCTATGGTGCTGTGGAAGTCGCCCAGCGGAGCCTGCTCAATCGCGATGAGCGAAACATGCCTGATGTGATACTACTGGACTTGAATCTGCCCGGTATTAGCGGCTTAGAGGGAATTCCTGTATTGGCATCGACTTTCCCCGACGCGAAGATCCTTGTACTGACCCAATCGGAACAGGAGGCAGATGTGATTCAAGCAATCACCCAAGGAGCTTCCAGCTATTTGGTTAAGTCCGCCACCGCTGCTCAAATCAAATCAAGCATCCGCGGCGTGGTGAAGGGGGAAGCGACGCTGGATTCCCGTGTAGCAAGGTATGTATTGAATACGCTTTGCGAGGTTCTTCCTAAAGAAACCATCGAAAATGAGTTGACGCCTCGCGAACTGGAAGTGCTCTCGCTTATCGCTGACGGTATGACGAAGAAAGAGATCGCCAAGGCACTTCAGTTAAGCACCAGTACCGTCAGCACACACGTCGTTCATGTTTTCGAAAAGCTACACGTCTCCAACGCTCCCGCCGCGATCGCCAAGGCATTTCGCAGCGGACTGTTACCCTCCAGTACGAAGAAATAA